In Candidatus Saganbacteria bacterium, the sequence TATCGATTGTTAATCAGGAATATTTTAAATTTTTCAAAAGTTCTCTAACCGAGGAGAAATAATATGGCAACACATAATAAAACAGTTGATCTTGGGCAAATGGCTGAAAAAGCCCTGAATGAAGGAGTCAAAAAGGCCCTGTTAGAGCATAAAAGGCTTGGTGTTCCCGCTGTTTATATGCGAAACGGAAAGATCGTGTATCTTTTGCCATCAGGAAAAGTTGTATCAACCCCGCCCAAAACAAAAATGCCAAAGATTAAACGTTAAAGCGGATGATCACTATATCCCCATCCTGGAACTCGTAACTTTTGCCTTCGGTATGCAGTAACCCTCGATCGCGGCAGGCGGCAAAAGATCCACATTCAACCATATCCTTATAATGAATGATCTCGGCAGCAATAAAACCCTTTTCCATATCGGAATGGATCTTACCTGCAGCTTGCGGAGCCTTTGTTCCTCTAGTTATTGTCCAAGCTCGAGATTCTTTGTCCCCTGCCGTAAAGAAGGTAATTAAGTTTAGAAGCTCATATCCGGTATGGATCAATTTTTTAAGCGCTGATTCTTTAAATCCCATGCTTTCGATGAACGCTTGCGCTTCATCGGGCGGAAGCTCGGCTATCTCGGCTTCGAGCTTTGTCGAGATCGTTATGACCTTGGCGCCTTCTTTTTTAGCTATCTCCTCAATTACAGATACGCCCTGCATATCCCCTGTTTCGTCAATATTGGCTACATATAATATTGGCTTAATTGTTAGCAAAGATAGATCTTTAACCAAAAGCTTCTCATCATCGGAAAGGTTGATTTCTCTTGCAGGCGTCCCGGCAGAAAGGCCATTTTTCAGTTTTAAAAGAATTTCGGATTCTTTTGCGGCTGTTTTATCTTGAGATTTCATTCTAGGCTTTATTCCTGACATTTTCTTCTCTACCTGAGAGAGATCGGCTAATATTAATTCAAGATTGATAACTTCGATATCGCGTTTTGGATCGACATTCCCCGATACGTGTGTAATATTCGGGTCCTTGAAACATCTTA encodes:
- the ychF gene encoding redox-regulated ATPase YchF; the encoded protein is MALSIGIVGLPNVGKSSLFNALSRAKANVSNYPFCTIDPNIGVVEVPDDRLDYLTKLFSSKKTIPTCIEFYDIAGLVKGAAQGEGLGNKFLSHIREVDAIAHVVRCFKDPNITHVSGNVDPKRDIEVINLELILADLSQVEKKMSGIKPRMKSQDKTAAKESEILLKLKNGLSAGTPAREINLSDDEKLLVKDLSLLTIKPILYVANIDETGDMQGVSVIEEIAKKEGAKVITISTKLEAEIAELPPDEAQAFIESMGFKESALKKLIHTGYELLNLITFFTAGDKESRAWTITRGTKAPQAAGKIHSDMEKGFIAAEIIHYKDMVECGSFAACRDRGLLHTEGKSYEFQDGDIVIIRFNV